The following proteins are co-located in the Patescibacteria group bacterium genome:
- a CDS encoding Gmad2 immunoglobulin-like domain-containing protein: MLKKMLIGVAMFATLGPGCVSTQVTVSQEKFLACQQAGGSTVQVYPRRCQTEHNVQYEEEAVSNYGDKISFIRLNAPWPTVPVNGSVTVTGEARTWYFEASFPVTVETPSGTVLGTGIAQAQGDWMTDAFVPFEVTVNFTPQPAFTQGFMVFHKDNPSGLPEHDDYMKVPITFGN; encoded by the coding sequence ATGTTAAAGAAAATGCTTATCGGCGTTGCCATGTTTGCCACCCTCGGTCCGGGGTGTGTATCGACGCAGGTCACGGTCTCTCAAGAAAAGTTTCTTGCGTGCCAGCAGGCGGGTGGATCAACAGTGCAGGTTTATCCTCGTCGATGTCAAACAGAACATAACGTGCAATATGAAGAAGAGGCTGTTAGTAACTACGGCGATAAAATTTCGTTTATCCGTCTGAACGCCCCTTGGCCAACAGTGCCGGTGAATGGTTCGGTGACCGTAACCGGGGAAGCACGAACTTGGTATTTTGAGGCAAGTTTCCCAGTGACAGTCGAAACGCCTTCTGGTACGGTACTCGGGACCGGGATTGCGCAGGCTCAGGGAGATTGGATGACCGATGCATTTGTTCCTTTTGAAGTGACCGTCAATTTCACCCCACAACCAGCGTTCACCCAGGGGTTCATGGTCTTCCATAAAGACAATCCGTCCGGGTTGCCTGAACACGATGACTACATGAAGGTGCCGATTACATTTGGTAATTAA
- the fmt gene encoding methionyl-tRNA formyltransferase has product MKSTTLTASFLLTEPQSCERPGQAGSKLRVAFFGTPEFAARFLSGLIDDPYFHVVGVVTQPDEPVGRMKILTPPPVKTLALEKCVPVYQPTKIKDEFFLKAIEGLKADIFVIVAYGRILPQALLDMPRLGCVNVHPSKLPKYRGPSPMQAALTAGDKQTAVTIMKIDALMDHGPILAQEELDIADDETVATLTDKVVALGEPLLRKTLKAFHEGNIVPVEQDHERATLCKILTRENGKISLSEDPIILDRKIRALNPWPGIWTLVKHDGKELRVKILRAKLADGKLDIQEVQPEGGKPMPIADFTRGYGKLL; this is encoded by the coding sequence ATGAAATCGACCACCTTGACGGCATCCTTTTTATTGACCGAGCCACAGAGCTGCGAAAGACCGGGTCAAGCCGGATCTAAGCTCCGCGTCGCGTTCTTCGGCACGCCGGAATTTGCCGCCCGGTTTCTTTCAGGTTTAATTGACGACCCGTATTTTCATGTTGTTGGCGTAGTCACCCAGCCCGACGAACCCGTTGGCCGGATGAAAATCTTGACGCCTCCTCCCGTAAAGACCCTCGCCCTAGAAAAATGCGTACCCGTTTATCAACCAACAAAAATTAAGGACGAATTCTTCTTAAAAGCTATTGAAGGACTAAAGGCTGATATTTTCGTTATTGTGGCCTATGGTCGAATTCTCCCGCAGGCTTTGCTCGATATGCCGCGCTTAGGCTGCGTCAATGTCCACCCGTCGAAGCTTCCCAAATATCGCGGTCCGTCGCCGATGCAAGCCGCGCTTACAGCTGGTGATAAACAGACGGCCGTGACGATCATGAAGATCGATGCACTCATGGACCACGGCCCGATTCTGGCACAAGAAGAACTCGACATCGCTGACGACGAGACCGTCGCGACGCTCACCGACAAAGTTGTCGCACTCGGTGAACCGTTGCTTCGCAAAACCCTCAAAGCATTTCACGAGGGCAACATCGTCCCGGTCGAACAGGACCACGAACGGGCCACGCTGTGTAAAATCCTCACCCGCGAAAACGGCAAGATTTCGCTCTCGGAAGATCCCATAATCCTCGACCGGAAAATCCGTGCCCTAAATCCTTGGCCCGGTATTTGGACGCTTGTTAAACATGACGGCAAAGAACTCCGCGTCAAAATCCTCAGGGCCAAACTCGCGGACGGAAAGCTCGACATCCAAGAAGTCCAACCAGAAGGCGGAAAGCCGATGCCTATCGCAGACTTCACCAGAGGCTACGGTAAATTACTCTAG
- a CDS encoding helicase-related protein, producing MIAEVIPSLRLPRRFSFFDYQIPDSMEVGVGDLVNVLFHGREIVGVVRGIKLTSEARKLAPVRSVALREWCSIRDVERIERIASCIAQSPSSLLHALAPSPYASPAFTAVPQKSSHSVKRTDVEQVTEILGKAESTQAIVGDFALGVVLVHALQKSAKDQVLVLVPTERDVELVGTGAMLHGHTKPKERSSIASAWRQGKIKLLVGTRLASLLSAQKISAIVVLDSGNNEHASTRRNPRFDAREAAKLLAAQHKAKLFFVDPLPRLEELNGLSNLQPATCNLVSLKDPLERTSLDLISALLLEVMEQTLLSGKKVLLFLNRKGVAKRLQCGACGHIPLCGTCGNVPSVRKDDLVCAHCGTEMWLPEVCPSCGKAKIHLRGIGGAKVSDDLQKQFPGEKIGVIEKGKIENPDANILLVTEYFFSSFHKPFDKMTLGVVADLAGDLGLQNDDFRSAEETARKLSRLVLLAKREGAECIIQTWLPDIIQPMLRLDQFITNERELRVRYKLPPFASRYLLDGTTLGDLPESLKQFARPHGDAIEIRSPSAYGQGAALPLHLLPDSIKITPDTSYAPSASPQEPK from the coding sequence GTGATTGCTGAGGTCATTCCTAGTCTGCGCCTCCCCCGCCGTTTTTCTTTTTTCGATTATCAAATCCCCGACTCCATGGAAGTCGGCGTGGGCGATTTAGTAAATGTACTTTTTCACGGGCGAGAAATTGTCGGTGTTGTTCGCGGAATAAAACTAACCTCCGAAGCTCGCAAACTCGCCCCCGTCCGCTCCGTAGCCTTACGTGAGTGGTGCTCCATTCGCGATGTCGAACGTATCGAGCGCATCGCCTCATGCATTGCCCAATCTCCGTCGAGCCTACTTCACGCCCTCGCCCCGAGCCCATACGCCTCCCCCGCGTTTACTGCCGTCCCTCAAAAATCCTCACACTCGGTAAAACGTACTGACGTCGAACAGGTTACGGAAATACTAGGCAAAGCAGAATCCACCCAAGCAATCGTCGGTGACTTCGCGCTCGGTGTGGTCCTAGTGCACGCTCTACAAAAATCTGCCAAGGACCAGGTTCTCGTACTCGTTCCTACAGAGCGCGACGTGGAACTCGTTGGCACCGGCGCCATGCTGCACGGTCACACAAAACCGAAAGAACGGTCGTCAATTGCATCAGCCTGGAGACAGGGCAAAATAAAGCTCCTTGTCGGTACTCGTCTAGCTTCCCTTCTTTCTGCCCAAAAAATCTCCGCCATCGTGGTCCTCGACTCCGGCAACAACGAACACGCAAGTACTCGAAGGAACCCTCGCTTCGACGCCCGCGAAGCCGCCAAACTTCTAGCCGCCCAACACAAGGCCAAACTCTTCTTCGTCGACCCTCTACCGCGACTCGAGGAGTTAAATGGACTCTCTAACCTGCAACCTGCAACCTGCAACCTGGTTTCCCTTAAAGACCCCCTTGAACGTACCTCCCTTGACCTCATCTCCGCTTTATTACTCGAAGTCATGGAGCAGACTTTACTTTCAGGAAAAAAAGTGCTACTTTTCCTTAATCGTAAGGGTGTTGCCAAGCGTCTCCAATGTGGAGCCTGCGGCCACATTCCCTTATGCGGAACGTGCGGAAACGTGCCGAGTGTTCGGAAAGACGATTTGGTCTGCGCCCATTGTGGGACGGAGATGTGGCTGCCGGAAGTTTGTCCCTCCTGCGGCAAGGCCAAGATTCATCTTCGCGGGATAGGCGGAGCAAAGGTCTCAGACGACCTGCAGAAACAATTTCCTGGCGAGAAAATCGGCGTGATCGAGAAGGGCAAAATCGAAAATCCCGACGCCAATATTCTCCTCGTCACTGAATACTTCTTTAGCTCCTTTCACAAACCGTTTGATAAAATGACCCTCGGAGTCGTAGCTGACCTTGCCGGCGATCTCGGTCTACAGAATGATGATTTCCGAAGCGCCGAAGAAACGGCCAGGAAACTTTCCCGCCTTGTGCTCTTGGCAAAACGTGAAGGCGCCGAATGCATCATCCAAACCTGGCTGCCCGACATTATCCAGCCGATGCTCAGACTTGATCAGTTCATAACCAACGAACGCGAACTCCGCGTCCGCTACAAACTCCCTCCCTTCGCTTCCCGTTATCTCCTCGATGGCACGACCCTCGGCGACCTGCCCGAATCCCTCAAACAATTCGCTCGCCCTCATGGCGATGCAATCGAAATCAGATCCCCCTCGGCGTACGGACAAGGCGCCGCCTTGCCGCTACACCTACTCCCCGACTCCATCAAAATCACCCCCGACACCTCTTATGCCCCCTCTGCCAGTCCTCAAGAACCCAAATAA
- the clpB gene encoding ATP-dependent chaperone ClpB, which produces MTPNNFTSKSQEAIQEAQMIAHANGQQGVEPIHLLTSLVAQEEGFVVTVLKKMEVSIPALRSDIGRVLESLPKVQTVERAPGGQVMLTPPLAQALQVATQKAKSFGDEYISTEHLFLGLIGDRLLHELLSVHAIAEERVLGALKELRGGQKVDSAEPEAKFQAIEKYSLNLTERARHGKLDPIIGRDEEIRRVMQVLSRRTKNNPVLIGEAGVGKTSIVEGLAQRIVAGDVPETLKNKEVVSLDLGALIAGTKFRGEFEERLKAVMREIQQASGKYILFIDELHMLVGAGKSDESPMDASNLLKPALARGELRVVGATTTKEYHKYIEKDQALERRFQPIFVHEPNIPDAIAMLRGLKEKYELHHGVRIADGAIVSAVELSARYISDRQLPDKAVDLIDEAASALRLQIESMPEELDRFKREEMRLDIERRALLKEEDKDSKDRLKDIEKLLADVKEKSEALELRWKGEKDIISKIREVKAELDKLTSEADFEERRGNLEIVAEIRYGNIPAKRTELEKLENELRKFQAERGLLKEVITEEDIAHVVARWTNIPVSKMLESEMSKLARMEDELKHRVVGQEEAITAVSNALRRSRAGISEEKRPIGSFIFLGPTGVGKTELAKALAGFMFNDEKSLVRLDMSEYMERHSVSKMIGSPPGYVGYDEGGQLTDMVRRHPYAVVLFDEIEKAHPEVFNLLLQILEDGRLTDAKGRVVNFKNTIVIMTSNIGSEAILSNGKLDGIGFGESKTEAGDITKNKIMELLKDQFRPEFLNRIDDIIVFHALTADNIEGVVDLQLQLVAARLKEQRNISLKVTERAKKLLAEKGYDPHYGARPLKRVIQHMILDPLAMKIVSGEVKEDGSVTVDAKKDEIEIKTK; this is translated from the coding sequence ATGACGCCAAATAATTTCACCAGCAAATCTCAAGAGGCCATTCAAGAAGCGCAAATGATTGCGCACGCCAATGGCCAGCAGGGGGTCGAACCCATCCATCTTTTAACCTCGCTTGTCGCCCAAGAAGAGGGGTTCGTAGTCACCGTGCTTAAAAAAATGGAAGTGTCTATTCCGGCCTTGCGTTCTGATATTGGTCGCGTGCTTGAGTCCCTTCCTAAGGTACAAACTGTAGAACGGGCTCCCGGCGGCCAAGTCATGCTTACTCCCCCGCTCGCCCAGGCACTCCAAGTAGCCACCCAAAAAGCAAAATCGTTTGGTGATGAATATATTTCTACGGAACATTTGTTCCTTGGTTTAATTGGCGACCGTCTTCTGCATGAGCTTCTCTCCGTTCACGCTATCGCTGAAGAACGGGTTCTCGGTGCTCTTAAGGAATTACGCGGCGGACAGAAAGTGGACTCCGCAGAACCGGAAGCCAAATTCCAAGCCATTGAAAAATATAGTTTGAATCTTACCGAACGCGCGCGCCACGGCAAGCTTGACCCGATCATTGGTCGAGACGAAGAAATTCGCCGCGTCATGCAGGTTCTTTCCAGACGAACAAAAAATAATCCGGTCTTGATCGGTGAAGCTGGCGTAGGCAAAACATCTATAGTGGAAGGCCTCGCTCAGCGTATTGTTGCCGGTGACGTTCCTGAGACCCTCAAGAACAAAGAAGTGGTCTCGCTCGACTTGGGCGCGCTGATTGCTGGTACAAAGTTCCGCGGGGAATTTGAAGAACGCTTGAAGGCCGTCATGCGAGAAATCCAACAGGCGTCCGGCAAGTACATTCTGTTTATTGACGAGCTTCACATGCTGGTCGGCGCAGGAAAAAGCGACGAGTCCCCTATGGACGCGAGCAACCTCCTCAAACCTGCCCTCGCACGAGGCGAGCTTCGTGTTGTGGGTGCCACTACGACCAAGGAGTATCACAAGTACATTGAAAAGGATCAGGCCTTGGAACGCCGCTTCCAGCCAATTTTTGTCCATGAGCCAAACATTCCTGATGCCATTGCCATGTTGCGTGGTCTCAAGGAAAAATACGAGCTTCACCACGGCGTGCGTATTGCTGACGGCGCGATTGTTTCGGCCGTGGAGCTCTCAGCTCGGTACATTTCCGACCGACAACTCCCGGACAAAGCCGTCGACCTTATTGACGAAGCCGCGAGTGCCCTGCGTCTCCAAATCGAGTCGATGCCTGAAGAACTCGACCGATTCAAGCGCGAGGAGATGAGACTCGACATTGAACGCCGAGCTCTCCTCAAGGAAGAAGACAAGGATTCTAAGGATCGCCTCAAGGATATTGAGAAACTACTTGCCGATGTTAAGGAGAAATCCGAAGCGCTTGAACTCCGCTGGAAAGGCGAAAAAGATATCATTAGCAAAATCCGAGAGGTAAAAGCTGAGCTCGACAAATTGACGAGCGAGGCTGACTTTGAGGAGCGCCGGGGCAATCTGGAGATTGTCGCCGAGATTCGCTACGGCAATATTCCCGCCAAGCGTACCGAACTCGAAAAGCTAGAGAATGAACTTCGCAAGTTCCAGGCTGAGCGCGGGTTACTCAAAGAGGTCATTACCGAAGAAGACATTGCACATGTAGTTGCCCGCTGGACGAACATTCCGGTTTCCAAAATGCTCGAGAGCGAGATGTCAAAACTGGCGCGCATGGAAGATGAACTAAAGCATCGCGTGGTTGGCCAAGAGGAGGCCATCACCGCTGTCTCCAATGCACTCAGACGCTCCCGCGCTGGCATCAGTGAGGAGAAGCGCCCTATTGGCTCTTTCATCTTCTTAGGTCCAACTGGCGTTGGAAAGACAGAGCTTGCTAAGGCGCTGGCCGGCTTCATGTTCAATGACGAGAAGTCCCTGGTGCGTCTCGACATGAGCGAATACATGGAACGCCACAGCGTCAGCAAGATGATCGGCTCTCCCCCGGGGTACGTTGGCTATGACGAAGGCGGTCAGTTGACGGACATGGTTCGCCGTCATCCCTACGCCGTAGTTCTCTTCGACGAAATTGAAAAGGCTCATCCCGAGGTCTTCAACTTGCTCTTGCAGATTCTCGAAGACGGTCGATTGACCGACGCGAAAGGACGAGTCGTCAACTTCAAGAACACCATTGTCATCATGACGAGCAACATCGGCTCTGAGGCGATCCTCTCAAACGGTAAGCTCGACGGTATCGGCTTCGGCGAATCGAAAACGGAGGCCGGCGACATTACCAAAAACAAGATCATGGAACTCTTGAAGGATCAGTTCCGTCCCGAGTTCTTGAACCGTATAGACGACATCATCGTCTTCCACGCGCTCACGGCAGACAACATCGAGGGCGTTGTGGACCTCCAGCTACAACTCGTCGCTGCCCGCCTCAAAGAACAGCGCAACATCTCCCTCAAGGTCACGGAGCGTGCGAAAAAGCTCCTCGCTGAAAAGGGCTACGATCCTCACTACGGCGCCCGCCCCCTCAAGCGCGTCATCCAGCACATGATCCTTGACCCATTAGCGATGAAGATCGTCTCGGGCGAAGTGAAGGAGGACGGATCAGTTACTGTCGATGCGAAGAAAGACGAGATTGAAATCAAAACAAAGTAA
- a CDS encoding WecB/TagA/CpsF family glycosyltransferase: MPTGSHKILGVRLDDLTEAELRAKLVSFLRGDKPKVVVTPNPEFLLSAMQDPEFRTILDRADLSIPDGAGLRFASAALEDMEVLKTRHTGVATLELLAALCSLEGKRLLLLGGSGKDPEIVAAGFKVKFPTLDVVPLDPGIVDDVTPRLSEAVLARLASLEPVVIAVALGQGRGRRQGKQEKVMAAMKDRLPSVRLLIGVGGAIHTLSHPKLIPPLAWRQRGVEWLWRLIKQPWRWQRIGRAVVIFPVVVAWEALMRKRFVTAVKRVSHELFR, translated from the coding sequence ATGCCAACGGGTTCTCATAAAATTCTCGGGGTTCGCCTTGATGACCTAACCGAGGCGGAACTGCGCGCCAAGCTTGTTAGTTTTCTGCGCGGTGACAAACCGAAAGTTGTGGTGACGCCAAATCCGGAATTTCTGTTGTCCGCCATGCAGGACCCGGAGTTTAGAACTATTCTTGATCGCGCCGATCTGTCGATTCCCGATGGCGCTGGATTGCGCTTTGCGAGTGCCGCCCTTGAAGACATGGAGGTCCTGAAGACACGGCACACGGGCGTGGCCACACTCGAACTGTTAGCTGCACTTTGTTCGCTCGAAGGTAAACGCCTTCTGCTTTTAGGCGGTTCCGGCAAAGATCCTGAAATCGTGGCCGCTGGTTTTAAGGTTAAATTTCCTACACTCGACGTAGTGCCTCTTGATCCCGGCATTGTCGACGACGTGACACCGAGACTCTCTGAAGCAGTCCTCGCTCGTCTGGCCTCACTCGAGCCCGTCGTCATCGCTGTGGCGCTTGGACAGGGGCGGGGACGCCGGCAGGGAAAACAGGAAAAGGTGATGGCGGCCATGAAGGATAGATTACCGTCTGTACGCTTGCTGATTGGGGTTGGCGGAGCTATCCACACCCTGTCGCATCCCAAGTTGATTCCGCCGCTTGCCTGGCGCCAACGTGGAGTAGAATGGCTGTGGCGTCTGATCAAGCAACCCTGGCGTTGGCAGCGTATTGGCCGGGCGGTCGTCATTTTCCCCGTAGTTGTCGCCTGGGAAGCTCTGATGCGGAAACGATTCGTAACTGCAGTCAAACGAGTGTCACACGAATTGTTTCGATAA
- the gltX gene encoding glutamate--tRNA ligase yields MSVRTRIAPSPTGYMHIGTLHTALFNYFFAKKHGGEFIIRIEDTDQKRLVDGAVENLLQTMKILGLTHDEGPVLLADGTLDEKGAFGPYVQSQRLELYKRHAEQLLAEGHAYRCFCTSARLEEMRAVQTAAKQTPRYDRTCLKMSPAEVQAKISAGETFVLRMQVPEGSTTFNDLVRGNVTISHNEIDDQVIMKTDGFPTYHLAVVVDDHLMDITHVLRGEEWLPSTPKQTILYAMFGWKAPEFGHVPLLLNADKSKLSKRQGDVAVEDYLKKGYLPQTLINFVGTLGFNPKSDQELYTLSELTELFDISRVNKGGAVLNHEKLDWMNHHYVNALGNDALLATLAAFAPELDLADETAKRAVIVEKSRVNTLVELVAAAHNKLALPEYNATILVWKKADAADAKLQLSGVKEFLSASDEQVFADILVLEKSVKEYISNKGLSAGNVLWPLRVSLSGAEKSASPFELLWALGKNESIKRMTLAIERLD; encoded by the coding sequence ATGTCTGTTAGAACTCGCATCGCACCCTCGCCAACCGGCTACATGCACATTGGAACGCTACACACAGCGCTGTTTAATTATTTCTTCGCAAAAAAGCACGGTGGCGAGTTTATCATCCGTATTGAAGATACGGATCAGAAGCGTTTAGTAGATGGCGCTGTCGAAAACCTCTTGCAGACCATGAAGATACTGGGTCTCACACATGACGAGGGTCCGGTGTTGCTCGCTGACGGTACGCTTGATGAAAAAGGCGCGTTCGGCCCGTATGTGCAGTCACAGCGGCTCGAGCTTTATAAACGGCACGCCGAGCAATTGCTTGCGGAAGGACATGCCTATCGCTGTTTTTGTACTTCTGCGAGGCTCGAAGAGATGCGCGCGGTACAAACCGCCGCCAAGCAGACACCGAGATATGACCGCACGTGTTTGAAAATGTCGCCGGCTGAAGTACAGGCGAAGATTTCCGCGGGCGAGACGTTTGTTCTTCGCATGCAGGTTCCGGAAGGGTCGACCACCTTTAATGATTTGGTGCGCGGCAACGTGACTATCAGCCACAACGAAATCGACGACCAGGTGATTATGAAGACAGACGGTTTTCCTACATACCACTTGGCGGTAGTCGTCGATGATCACCTCATGGACATTACGCATGTGTTGCGCGGCGAGGAGTGGTTGCCGAGCACGCCCAAGCAGACAATTCTGTACGCTATGTTTGGTTGGAAGGCGCCGGAATTCGGGCACGTTCCGCTCTTGCTGAATGCAGATAAGTCGAAACTCTCAAAGCGTCAGGGGGATGTTGCAGTCGAGGATTACTTAAAGAAGGGCTACTTGCCACAGACGCTGATTAACTTTGTGGGCACGCTCGGCTTTAACCCGAAGTCTGATCAAGAACTCTACACGCTCTCCGAGCTCACGGAATTGTTTGATATCTCGCGCGTAAATAAGGGCGGCGCGGTGTTGAACCACGAGAAACTGGACTGGATGAACCATCACTACGTGAATGCGCTGGGGAATGACGCGCTTCTCGCAACACTCGCTGCGTTCGCTCCAGAGCTCGACTTGGCAGATGAGACCGCCAAGAGAGCGGTGATTGTGGAAAAGTCCCGTGTGAATACACTGGTTGAACTCGTAGCGGCCGCGCATAATAAATTGGCGTTGCCGGAATACAATGCAACTATTCTGGTATGGAAAAAAGCAGATGCCGCAGATGCAAAACTTCAGCTTTCTGGCGTGAAGGAGTTTCTCTCGGCGAGTGACGAGCAGGTCTTTGCGGATATTCTGGTTCTCGAGAAGAGCGTAAAAGAGTATATTAGCAACAAGGGACTATCCGCCGGTAATGTGTTGTGGCCATTGCGCGTGTCTCTGTCCGGCGCTGAAAAGTCTGCAAGTCCATTCGAGCTCCTTTGGGCTTTAGGGAAGAACGAATCGATTAAGCGGATGACGCTGGCTATTGAAAGACTGGACTAG
- a CDS encoding class III extradiol dioxygenase subunit B-like domain-containing protein, which translates to MLVFAGFVPNSPLLMPGINTTRFPEAKETVEALHELADDLYAAHPDTIVILSHGTPVYEDAFSINVADPYTADLSAVGDLDYHKTYHPDFGFIDTLQRFARKNGIPVSLSTDEKLAFPSTVPLHYLTSHLKDIRIVPVAPSSLDGKAHFSFGNTLQHIVSQSDKRIALIATGDMGHAEDAEDFNEKLVTFLKERNSSGLLQVNPDDITKAQDTSYRQICMLFGALDGVNTTPELLSYAKPFGVGYAVVNFVL; encoded by the coding sequence ATGCTCGTCTTCGCTGGATTTGTCCCAAATTCCCCCCTCCTCATGCCGGGAATTAATACAACTAGATTTCCTGAAGCCAAAGAGACCGTAGAGGCCCTGCATGAACTCGCCGATGATCTTTATGCCGCCCATCCAGACACCATCGTCATTCTGTCTCATGGCACGCCAGTTTATGAGGACGCTTTTTCAATTAATGTAGCAGATCCTTATACGGCTGATCTCTCAGCTGTCGGTGATCTGGATTATCACAAAACCTATCACCCGGATTTTGGCTTCATTGATACGCTCCAAAGATTTGCCAGAAAAAATGGCATCCCGGTCTCCCTTTCAACGGATGAAAAACTGGCATTTCCGTCCACCGTCCCTCTCCATTATTTGACGAGTCACCTCAAAGATATTCGGATCGTCCCCGTCGCTCCGTCATCGCTTGATGGCAAAGCCCACTTCTCTTTTGGCAACACTCTCCAACATATTGTTTCGCAAAGTGACAAGCGCATCGCGCTCATCGCCACGGGCGATATGGGACACGCGGAAGATGCTGAAGATTTTAACGAAAAACTTGTTACTTTCTTAAAGGAAAGGAACAGCTCCGGCCTTCTCCAAGTAAATCCCGATGACATCACTAAAGCGCAAGACACATCCTATCGCCAAATCTGTATGTTGTTCGGCGCCTTAGACGGCGTGAATACTACGCCCGAGCTTCTCTCCTACGCTAAACCGTTCGGCGTCGGGTACGCCGTGGTTAATTTTGTCCTGTGA
- the def gene encoding peptide deformylase, with protein MPPLPVLKNPNKELRVVSAPVDVSRLKTKPFNKLIADLKATMKEENGVGIAAPQTGVHDRVIIAETKDGPTAFINPEITERAFKLVDSEEGCLSVPGIWGIVKRHRSVTVKALQEDGNELTVRATGLLAIIFQHEIDHLDGILFIDRATELRKTGSSRI; from the coding sequence ATGCCCCCTCTGCCAGTCCTCAAGAACCCAAATAAAGAACTCCGCGTGGTGTCCGCCCCCGTAGATGTTTCGCGTTTGAAAACCAAACCATTTAACAAACTCATCGCCGATTTAAAAGCTACGATGAAAGAGGAAAACGGTGTGGGAATTGCGGCCCCGCAGACGGGCGTACATGACCGTGTGATCATTGCGGAGACCAAAGACGGTCCAACGGCCTTTATTAACCCAGAAATCACGGAGCGGGCCTTTAAACTCGTAGACAGTGAGGAAGGCTGCCTATCCGTGCCTGGGATTTGGGGCATTGTGAAACGCCACCGTTCTGTTACCGTTAAGGCACTACAGGAAGACGGCAACGAACTCACTGTTCGGGCCACCGGACTTCTTGCTATCATTTTCCAACATGAAATCGACCACCTTGACGGCATCCTTTTTATTGACCGAGCCACAGAGCTGCGAAAGACCGGGTCAAGCCGGATCTAA
- a CDS encoding inorganic diphosphatase, translated as MKLSIGSKAPEVCQAIIEVPKGSQNKYEFDKEQGIVKLDRVLFAPMFYPADYGFFPETLGGDGDPIDVLVLVTNPLHPGVAVDVRPIGVLVMSDDKGQDEKVLAVAKDDIRFKHINDLADVTQHIKDEIAFFFQYYKLLEKKAVNIEGWKDAAAAKAIIVEAMARAKA; from the coding sequence ATGAAACTCTCTATCGGTTCGAAGGCTCCAGAAGTTTGTCAGGCAATTATTGAGGTTCCAAAGGGATCTCAGAACAAGTACGAGTTTGATAAAGAACAGGGGATCGTGAAGCTGGACCGTGTGCTCTTTGCTCCCATGTTCTACCCCGCTGATTACGGTTTCTTCCCAGAGACCCTAGGCGGCGATGGCGACCCGATTGACGTCCTCGTGCTTGTGACGAACCCGCTTCATCCAGGGGTAGCTGTCGACGTTCGCCCCATTGGTGTGCTCGTCATGAGTGATGACAAGGGTCAGGATGAGAAGGTGCTCGCTGTAGCCAAGGACGATATCCGCTTCAAGCACATTAATGACTTGGCCGACGTGACTCAGCACATCAAAGATGAAATCGCCTTCTTCTTTCAGTACTACAAGCTACTCGAAAAGAAAGCGGTGAACATTGAAGGCTGGAAGGATGCCGCCGCAGCCAAAGCGATCATCGTTGAGGCGATGGCGAGAGCGAAGGCATAG